Proteins from one Juglans microcarpa x Juglans regia isolate MS1-56 chromosome 6S, Jm3101_v1.0, whole genome shotgun sequence genomic window:
- the LOC121237253 gene encoding pentatricopeptide repeat-containing protein At1g09900-like isoform X1: MLLCIIPAVSYPHRICRFVRFFVNFSSSCALRTVDFIEDSKASDSDYIELHRRMQNYATSGYFRKALEILISMGNVPGKPTVSDCNALMYCYLKSRNELLEELLEVYIGMKRFGPPPNALTFNMLLNRMLSLCKLKDALFIAKEMCGSGFKPSFTSLSKILKKSLMLGSLDCSLGVFQLMVKLEFLPTEPALNLLVSLLTKAGMIGEACSVLSVLLGKGYFCSVYSYNLILWALCKSGQSNRALGLFCLMNKKGNVQNVCSYTALMYGFGREGLGEDLFHCLNVMHIDGFKANIRTYTIIIKFLCEAGRIEEAFAYLGRMEREGCDPDMIAYNVILRELCHQDRVGEICELIQVIDRKGFSPNPHTYAALAGGMLKAGKRGVAHKILLDVISRSHTLDVAVYNIYFHYLCCENRSREALSLLKGMAEGGFIPSNVSYNTILKGFCRENSTEEALELLDRFEWERNERNGPDVVSFNTILSAACKQENSSVIKRILFRMEYEGVELNVVSLTCLIQYFCTVGRFSEWLNLMEYMICNGQTPTIITFNMLMDKLCKSGLLGTALRIFKYLKNSGYVPDTISYNILMRASIREDLNMLVDQLFKEMYTQGLKPDAYTYGSIIYGLCRDGKISIALQMMDQMRENGLTPSIAIYSILLNAMLQSGKVCGFISLLKTMVMEGCQPNEVTLGILNQAMSKGWMKKYPEVRKLLGIVIMR, translated from the coding sequence ATGCTGCTTTGTATAATTCCTGCTGTTAGTTATCCGCACAGAATTTGCAGATTTGTTCGTTTCTTCGTGAATTTTTCTTCGTCCTGTGCTCTTAGAActgtagattttattgaagaCAGCAAGGCCAGTGACAGTGATTACATTGAGTTACATCGTAGAATGCAGAATTATGCCACGTCAGGCTACTTTAGAAAAGCTCTGGAAATTTTGATTTCCATGGGAAATGTACCTGGGAAACCTACCGTGTCTGATTGCAATGCTTTGATGTACTGCTATTTGAAATCACGAAACGAATTGTTGGAAGAGTTGCTTGAGGTCTATATTGGGATGAAAAGATTTGGGCCACCCCCTAATGCCTTAACCTTCAATATGCTTCTTAATAGGATGTTATCTCTTTGTAAGTTGAAAGACGCATTGTTTATTGCCAAAGAGATGTGTGGAAGTGGGTTTAAACCGTCATTTACATCATTgtcaaaaattttgaaaaaatcacTTATGTTGGGGAGTTTGGATTGTTCACTTGGCGTGTTTCAGTTAATGGTGAAGTTGGAATTTTTGCCAACCGAACCCGCTTTGAACTTGTTGGTTTCTCTGCTCACCAAAGCTGGGATGATTGGTGAGGCATGTTCAGTGTTATCTGTTCTCCTGGGTAAGGGTTATTTTTGTAGTGTATATAGTTATAATCTTATTCTATGGGCTTTGTGTAAGTCTGGTCAGAGCAATAGAGCATTgggattattttgtttgatgaaTAAGAAGGGTAATGTACAGAATGTATGCTCTTATACTGCTTTAATGTATGGATTTGGTAGAGAAGGTTTAGGAGAAGATCTTTTTCATTGTTTAAATGTGATGCATATTGATGGTTTTAAGGCAAATATCAGGACATACACTATCATAATTAAGTTTCTTTGTGAGGCTGGGAGGATTGAGGAGGCATTTGCCTACTTGGGTAGGATGGAAAGGGAAGGATGTGATCCAGATATGATTGCATATAATGTAATTCTCCGTGAACTTTGCCATCAAGATAGAGTTGGAGAGATTTGTGAGCTCATTCAGGTGATTGACAGAAAGGGATTTTCACCCAATCCACACACATATGCTGCCTTGGCTGGAGGCATGTTAAAAGCAGGCAAAAGAGGGGTTGCTCACAAAATATTGCTTGATGTGATTTCAAGGAGCCATACACTGGATGTTgctgtatataatatatacttccATTATTTATGTTGTGAGAATAGGTCAAGAGAGGCATTATCTCTGTTGAAGGGTATGGCAGAAGGTGGTTTTATTCCAAGTAATGTGTCTTATAACACAATTCTGAAAGGTTTTTGTAGAGAGAATAGCACTGAAGAAGCTTTGGAGCTCTTGGATCGTTTTGAgtgggaaagaaatgaaagaaatggaCCAGATGTAgtttccttcaatactattttGTCTGCAGCATGCAAACAGGAAAACTCTTCGGTGATTAAGAGGATATTGTTTCGTATGGAGTATGAAGGGGTTGAGCTTAATGTTGTTAGTTTAACTTGCTTGATTCAGTATTTCTGTACAGTGGGAAGATTTTCAGAATGGTTGAATTTAATGGAGTACATGATCTGTAATGGCCAAACTCCAACTATAATCACTTTTAATATGCTAATGGACAAACTCTGCAAGAGTGGGTTACTTGGAACTGCCCTCCGgatttttaaatatcttaagAACTCCGGGTATGTTCCTGATacgatttcatataatattcttATGCGTGCTTCCATAAGGGAGGATCTTAACATGCTGGTGGACCAATTGTTCAAGGAAATGTATACCCAAGGGCTAAAGCCAGATGCCTATACCTATGGGTCCATCATTTATGGCCTTTGTAGGGATGGGAAGATATCAATTGCTCTCCAGATGATGGATCAGATGCGAGAGAATGGGCTTACTCCAAGTATTGCAATTTACAGTATCCTATTGAATGCAATGCTCCAAAGCGGTAAGGTTTGTGGCTTCATCTCGTTATTGAAAACTATGGTAATGGAAGGGTGTCAACCTAATGAGGTAACGCTTGGAATTCTGAACCAAGCAATGTCAAAAGGTTGGATGAAGAAATATCCTGAAGTCAGGAAGCTTCTAGGGATTGTGATTATGAGATAA
- the LOC121237253 gene encoding pentatricopeptide repeat-containing protein At1g09900-like isoform X2: MENFRGSSWLPRKDFIEDSKASDSDYIELHRRMQNYATSGYFRKALEILISMGNVPGKPTVSDCNALMYCYLKSRNELLEELLEVYIGMKRFGPPPNALTFNMLLNRMLSLCKLKDALFIAKEMCGSGFKPSFTSLSKILKKSLMLGSLDCSLGVFQLMVKLEFLPTEPALNLLVSLLTKAGMIGEACSVLSVLLGKGYFCSVYSYNLILWALCKSGQSNRALGLFCLMNKKGNVQNVCSYTALMYGFGREGLGEDLFHCLNVMHIDGFKANIRTYTIIIKFLCEAGRIEEAFAYLGRMEREGCDPDMIAYNVILRELCHQDRVGEICELIQVIDRKGFSPNPHTYAALAGGMLKAGKRGVAHKILLDVISRSHTLDVAVYNIYFHYLCCENRSREALSLLKGMAEGGFIPSNVSYNTILKGFCRENSTEEALELLDRFEWERNERNGPDVVSFNTILSAACKQENSSVIKRILFRMEYEGVELNVVSLTCLIQYFCTVGRFSEWLNLMEYMICNGQTPTIITFNMLMDKLCKSGLLGTALRIFKYLKNSGYVPDTISYNILMRASIREDLNMLVDQLFKEMYTQGLKPDAYTYGSIIYGLCRDGKISIALQMMDQMRENGLTPSIAIYSILLNAMLQSGKVCGFISLLKTMVMEGCQPNEVTLGILNQAMSKGWMKKYPEVRKLLGIVIMR; the protein is encoded by the exons ATGGAAAATTTTCGTGGCTCCTCTTGGTTGCCGAGAAAAG attttattgaagaCAGCAAGGCCAGTGACAGTGATTACATTGAGTTACATCGTAGAATGCAGAATTATGCCACGTCAGGCTACTTTAGAAAAGCTCTGGAAATTTTGATTTCCATGGGAAATGTACCTGGGAAACCTACCGTGTCTGATTGCAATGCTTTGATGTACTGCTATTTGAAATCACGAAACGAATTGTTGGAAGAGTTGCTTGAGGTCTATATTGGGATGAAAAGATTTGGGCCACCCCCTAATGCCTTAACCTTCAATATGCTTCTTAATAGGATGTTATCTCTTTGTAAGTTGAAAGACGCATTGTTTATTGCCAAAGAGATGTGTGGAAGTGGGTTTAAACCGTCATTTACATCATTgtcaaaaattttgaaaaaatcacTTATGTTGGGGAGTTTGGATTGTTCACTTGGCGTGTTTCAGTTAATGGTGAAGTTGGAATTTTTGCCAACCGAACCCGCTTTGAACTTGTTGGTTTCTCTGCTCACCAAAGCTGGGATGATTGGTGAGGCATGTTCAGTGTTATCTGTTCTCCTGGGTAAGGGTTATTTTTGTAGTGTATATAGTTATAATCTTATTCTATGGGCTTTGTGTAAGTCTGGTCAGAGCAATAGAGCATTgggattattttgtttgatgaaTAAGAAGGGTAATGTACAGAATGTATGCTCTTATACTGCTTTAATGTATGGATTTGGTAGAGAAGGTTTAGGAGAAGATCTTTTTCATTGTTTAAATGTGATGCATATTGATGGTTTTAAGGCAAATATCAGGACATACACTATCATAATTAAGTTTCTTTGTGAGGCTGGGAGGATTGAGGAGGCATTTGCCTACTTGGGTAGGATGGAAAGGGAAGGATGTGATCCAGATATGATTGCATATAATGTAATTCTCCGTGAACTTTGCCATCAAGATAGAGTTGGAGAGATTTGTGAGCTCATTCAGGTGATTGACAGAAAGGGATTTTCACCCAATCCACACACATATGCTGCCTTGGCTGGAGGCATGTTAAAAGCAGGCAAAAGAGGGGTTGCTCACAAAATATTGCTTGATGTGATTTCAAGGAGCCATACACTGGATGTTgctgtatataatatatacttccATTATTTATGTTGTGAGAATAGGTCAAGAGAGGCATTATCTCTGTTGAAGGGTATGGCAGAAGGTGGTTTTATTCCAAGTAATGTGTCTTATAACACAATTCTGAAAGGTTTTTGTAGAGAGAATAGCACTGAAGAAGCTTTGGAGCTCTTGGATCGTTTTGAgtgggaaagaaatgaaagaaatggaCCAGATGTAgtttccttcaatactattttGTCTGCAGCATGCAAACAGGAAAACTCTTCGGTGATTAAGAGGATATTGTTTCGTATGGAGTATGAAGGGGTTGAGCTTAATGTTGTTAGTTTAACTTGCTTGATTCAGTATTTCTGTACAGTGGGAAGATTTTCAGAATGGTTGAATTTAATGGAGTACATGATCTGTAATGGCCAAACTCCAACTATAATCACTTTTAATATGCTAATGGACAAACTCTGCAAGAGTGGGTTACTTGGAACTGCCCTCCGgatttttaaatatcttaagAACTCCGGGTATGTTCCTGATacgatttcatataatattcttATGCGTGCTTCCATAAGGGAGGATCTTAACATGCTGGTGGACCAATTGTTCAAGGAAATGTATACCCAAGGGCTAAAGCCAGATGCCTATACCTATGGGTCCATCATTTATGGCCTTTGTAGGGATGGGAAGATATCAATTGCTCTCCAGATGATGGATCAGATGCGAGAGAATGGGCTTACTCCAAGTATTGCAATTTACAGTATCCTATTGAATGCAATGCTCCAAAGCGGTAAGGTTTGTGGCTTCATCTCGTTATTGAAAACTATGGTAATGGAAGGGTGTCAACCTAATGAGGTAACGCTTGGAATTCTGAACCAAGCAATGTCAAAAGGTTGGATGAAGAAATATCCTGAAGTCAGGAAGCTTCTAGGGATTGTGATTATGAGATAA
- the LOC121237253 gene encoding pentatricopeptide repeat-containing protein At1g12620-like isoform X4: protein MLLCIIPAVSYPHRICRFVRFFVNFSSSCALRTVDFIEDSKASDSDYIELHRRMQNYATSGYFRKALEILISMGNVPGKPTVSDCNALMYCYLKSRNELLEELLEVYIGMKRFGPPPNALTFNMLLNRMLSLCKLKDALFIAKEMCGSGFKPSFTSLSKILKKSLMLGSLDCSLGVFQLMVKLEFLPTEPALNLLVSLLTKAGMIGEACSVLSVLLGKGYFCSVYSYNLILWALCKSGQSNRALGLFCLMNKKGNVQNVCSYTALMYGFGREGLGEDLFHCLNVMHIDGFKANIRTYTIIIKFLCEAGRIEEAFAYLGRMEREGCDPDMIAYNVILRELCHQDRVGEICELIQVIDRKGFSPNPHTYAALAGGMLKAGKRGVAHKILLDVISRSHTLDVAVYNIYFHYLCCENRSREALSLLKGMAEGGFIPSNVSYNTILKGFCRENSTEEALELLDRFEWERNERNGPDVVSFNTILSAACKQENSSVIKRILFRMEYEGVELNVVSLTCLIQYFCTVGRFSEWLNLMEYMICNGQTPTIITFNMLMDKLCKSGLLGTALRIFKYLKNSGYVPDTISYNILMRASIREDLNMLVDQLFKEMYTQGLKPDAYTYGSIIYGLCRDGKISIALQMMDQMRENGLTPSIAIYSILLNAMLQSGWMKKYPEVRKLLGIVIMR, encoded by the exons ATGCTGCTTTGTATAATTCCTGCTGTTAGTTATCCGCACAGAATTTGCAGATTTGTTCGTTTCTTCGTGAATTTTTCTTCGTCCTGTGCTCTTAGAActgtagattttattgaagaCAGCAAGGCCAGTGACAGTGATTACATTGAGTTACATCGTAGAATGCAGAATTATGCCACGTCAGGCTACTTTAGAAAAGCTCTGGAAATTTTGATTTCCATGGGAAATGTACCTGGGAAACCTACCGTGTCTGATTGCAATGCTTTGATGTACTGCTATTTGAAATCACGAAACGAATTGTTGGAAGAGTTGCTTGAGGTCTATATTGGGATGAAAAGATTTGGGCCACCCCCTAATGCCTTAACCTTCAATATGCTTCTTAATAGGATGTTATCTCTTTGTAAGTTGAAAGACGCATTGTTTATTGCCAAAGAGATGTGTGGAAGTGGGTTTAAACCGTCATTTACATCATTgtcaaaaattttgaaaaaatcacTTATGTTGGGGAGTTTGGATTGTTCACTTGGCGTGTTTCAGTTAATGGTGAAGTTGGAATTTTTGCCAACCGAACCCGCTTTGAACTTGTTGGTTTCTCTGCTCACCAAAGCTGGGATGATTGGTGAGGCATGTTCAGTGTTATCTGTTCTCCTGGGTAAGGGTTATTTTTGTAGTGTATATAGTTATAATCTTATTCTATGGGCTTTGTGTAAGTCTGGTCAGAGCAATAGAGCATTgggattattttgtttgatgaaTAAGAAGGGTAATGTACAGAATGTATGCTCTTATACTGCTTTAATGTATGGATTTGGTAGAGAAGGTTTAGGAGAAGATCTTTTTCATTGTTTAAATGTGATGCATATTGATGGTTTTAAGGCAAATATCAGGACATACACTATCATAATTAAGTTTCTTTGTGAGGCTGGGAGGATTGAGGAGGCATTTGCCTACTTGGGTAGGATGGAAAGGGAAGGATGTGATCCAGATATGATTGCATATAATGTAATTCTCCGTGAACTTTGCCATCAAGATAGAGTTGGAGAGATTTGTGAGCTCATTCAGGTGATTGACAGAAAGGGATTTTCACCCAATCCACACACATATGCTGCCTTGGCTGGAGGCATGTTAAAAGCAGGCAAAAGAGGGGTTGCTCACAAAATATTGCTTGATGTGATTTCAAGGAGCCATACACTGGATGTTgctgtatataatatatacttccATTATTTATGTTGTGAGAATAGGTCAAGAGAGGCATTATCTCTGTTGAAGGGTATGGCAGAAGGTGGTTTTATTCCAAGTAATGTGTCTTATAACACAATTCTGAAAGGTTTTTGTAGAGAGAATAGCACTGAAGAAGCTTTGGAGCTCTTGGATCGTTTTGAgtgggaaagaaatgaaagaaatggaCCAGATGTAgtttccttcaatactattttGTCTGCAGCATGCAAACAGGAAAACTCTTCGGTGATTAAGAGGATATTGTTTCGTATGGAGTATGAAGGGGTTGAGCTTAATGTTGTTAGTTTAACTTGCTTGATTCAGTATTTCTGTACAGTGGGAAGATTTTCAGAATGGTTGAATTTAATGGAGTACATGATCTGTAATGGCCAAACTCCAACTATAATCACTTTTAATATGCTAATGGACAAACTCTGCAAGAGTGGGTTACTTGGAACTGCCCTCCGgatttttaaatatcttaagAACTCCGGGTATGTTCCTGATacgatttcatataatattcttATGCGTGCTTCCATAAGGGAGGATCTTAACATGCTGGTGGACCAATTGTTCAAGGAAATGTATACCCAAGGGCTAAAGCCAGATGCCTATACCTATGGGTCCATCATTTATGGCCTTTGTAGGGATGGGAAGATATCAATTGCTCTCCAGATGATGGATCAGATGCGAGAGAATGGGCTTACTCCAAGTATTGCAATTTACAGTATCCTATTGAATGCAATGCTCCAAAGCG GTTGGATGAAGAAATATCCTGAAGTCAGGAAGCTTCTAGGGATTGTGATTATGAGATAA
- the LOC121237253 gene encoding pentatricopeptide repeat-containing protein At1g12620-like isoform X3: protein MLLCIIPAVSYPHRICRFVRFFVNFSSSCALRTVDFIEDSKASDSDYIELHRRMQNYATSGYFRKALEILISMGNVPGKPTVSDCNALMYCYLKSRNELLEELLEVYIGMKRFGPPPNALTFNMLLNRMLSLCKLKDALFIAKEMCGSGFKPSFTSLSKILKKSLMLGSLDCSLGVFQLMVKLEFLPTEPALNLLVSLLTKAGMIGEACSVLSVLLGKGYFCSVYSYNLILWALCKSGQSNRALGLFCLMNKKGNVQNVCSYTALMYGFGREGLGEDLFHCLNVMHIDGFKANIRTYTIIIKFLCEAGRIEEAFAYLGRMEREGCDPDMIAYNVILRELCHQDRVGEICELIQVIDRKGFSPNPHTYAALAGGMLKAGKRGVAHKILLDVISRSHTLDVAVYNIYFHYLCCENRSREALSLLKGMAEGGFIPSNVSYNTILKGFCRENSTEEALELLDRFEWERNERNGPDVVSFNTILSAACKQENSSVIKRILFRMEYEGVELNVVSLTCLIQYFCTVGRFSEWLNLMEYMICNGQTPTIITFNMLMDKLCKSGLLGTALRIFKYLKNSGYVPDTISYNILMRASIREDLNMLVDQLFKEMYTQGLKPDAYTYGSIIYGLCRDGKISIALQMMDQMRENGLTPSIAIYSILLNAMLQSAMSKGWMKKYPEVRKLLGIVIMR, encoded by the exons ATGCTGCTTTGTATAATTCCTGCTGTTAGTTATCCGCACAGAATTTGCAGATTTGTTCGTTTCTTCGTGAATTTTTCTTCGTCCTGTGCTCTTAGAActgtagattttattgaagaCAGCAAGGCCAGTGACAGTGATTACATTGAGTTACATCGTAGAATGCAGAATTATGCCACGTCAGGCTACTTTAGAAAAGCTCTGGAAATTTTGATTTCCATGGGAAATGTACCTGGGAAACCTACCGTGTCTGATTGCAATGCTTTGATGTACTGCTATTTGAAATCACGAAACGAATTGTTGGAAGAGTTGCTTGAGGTCTATATTGGGATGAAAAGATTTGGGCCACCCCCTAATGCCTTAACCTTCAATATGCTTCTTAATAGGATGTTATCTCTTTGTAAGTTGAAAGACGCATTGTTTATTGCCAAAGAGATGTGTGGAAGTGGGTTTAAACCGTCATTTACATCATTgtcaaaaattttgaaaaaatcacTTATGTTGGGGAGTTTGGATTGTTCACTTGGCGTGTTTCAGTTAATGGTGAAGTTGGAATTTTTGCCAACCGAACCCGCTTTGAACTTGTTGGTTTCTCTGCTCACCAAAGCTGGGATGATTGGTGAGGCATGTTCAGTGTTATCTGTTCTCCTGGGTAAGGGTTATTTTTGTAGTGTATATAGTTATAATCTTATTCTATGGGCTTTGTGTAAGTCTGGTCAGAGCAATAGAGCATTgggattattttgtttgatgaaTAAGAAGGGTAATGTACAGAATGTATGCTCTTATACTGCTTTAATGTATGGATTTGGTAGAGAAGGTTTAGGAGAAGATCTTTTTCATTGTTTAAATGTGATGCATATTGATGGTTTTAAGGCAAATATCAGGACATACACTATCATAATTAAGTTTCTTTGTGAGGCTGGGAGGATTGAGGAGGCATTTGCCTACTTGGGTAGGATGGAAAGGGAAGGATGTGATCCAGATATGATTGCATATAATGTAATTCTCCGTGAACTTTGCCATCAAGATAGAGTTGGAGAGATTTGTGAGCTCATTCAGGTGATTGACAGAAAGGGATTTTCACCCAATCCACACACATATGCTGCCTTGGCTGGAGGCATGTTAAAAGCAGGCAAAAGAGGGGTTGCTCACAAAATATTGCTTGATGTGATTTCAAGGAGCCATACACTGGATGTTgctgtatataatatatacttccATTATTTATGTTGTGAGAATAGGTCAAGAGAGGCATTATCTCTGTTGAAGGGTATGGCAGAAGGTGGTTTTATTCCAAGTAATGTGTCTTATAACACAATTCTGAAAGGTTTTTGTAGAGAGAATAGCACTGAAGAAGCTTTGGAGCTCTTGGATCGTTTTGAgtgggaaagaaatgaaagaaatggaCCAGATGTAgtttccttcaatactattttGTCTGCAGCATGCAAACAGGAAAACTCTTCGGTGATTAAGAGGATATTGTTTCGTATGGAGTATGAAGGGGTTGAGCTTAATGTTGTTAGTTTAACTTGCTTGATTCAGTATTTCTGTACAGTGGGAAGATTTTCAGAATGGTTGAATTTAATGGAGTACATGATCTGTAATGGCCAAACTCCAACTATAATCACTTTTAATATGCTAATGGACAAACTCTGCAAGAGTGGGTTACTTGGAACTGCCCTCCGgatttttaaatatcttaagAACTCCGGGTATGTTCCTGATacgatttcatataatattcttATGCGTGCTTCCATAAGGGAGGATCTTAACATGCTGGTGGACCAATTGTTCAAGGAAATGTATACCCAAGGGCTAAAGCCAGATGCCTATACCTATGGGTCCATCATTTATGGCCTTTGTAGGGATGGGAAGATATCAATTGCTCTCCAGATGATGGATCAGATGCGAGAGAATGGGCTTACTCCAAGTATTGCAATTTACAGTATCCTATTGAATGCAATGCTCCAAAGCG CAATGTCAAAAGGTTGGATGAAGAAATATCCTGAAGTCAGGAAGCTTCTAGGGATTGTGATTATGAGATAA
- the LOC121237258 gene encoding protein TIC236, chloroplastic-like yields the protein MQKTGSILEPNISGILKLSRGEAYLPHDKGSGAAQFNRLASNQSQLPSSGVKFNHAVASRYVSRFSSSEPATSWAKFTQSPVKSAGTEKEMEQVNAKPNLDICLSDLKLVLGLELRIIYPLILNFAVSGELELNGLAHPKLIKPKGILTFESGDVNLVATQVSPMLIL from the exons ATGCAAAAAACTGGCTCTATATTGGAACCAAATATTTCTGGAATTCTAAAATTGAGCCGTGGAGAAGCATATTTGCCACATGATAAGGGTAGTGGAGCTGCTCAATTTAATAGATTGGCATCGAACCAGTCCCAGCTTCCTAGCAGTGGCGTTAAATTCAATCATGCAGTTGCTTCAAGATATGTTTCACGGTTTTCCAGTTCAGAACCTGCTACTTCATGGGCCAAATTCACCCAATCCCCAG TTAAATCAGCTGGAACTGAAAAGGAAATGGAGCAAGTGAACGCCAAACCAAATTTAGATATCTGCCTCAGTGATTTAAAGCTTGTTCTAGGACTAGAATTGAGGATAATTTACCCTTTGATTCTTAATTTTGCTGTCAGTGGAGAGCTTGAGCTAAATGGCCTGGCTCATCCCAAATTGATAAAACCTAAAGGTATTCTAACATTTGAAAGTGGTGACGTGAATCTTGTGGCAACTCAGGTAAGCCCCATGTTAATTTTGTAG